A part of Candidatus Electrothrix aestuarii genomic DNA contains:
- a CDS encoding diguanylate cyclase translates to MQLRFLVPCTMFFCVLMTIFFSFLGSRSIILSRVENTQKVLVRERIGTLQGILEHIAVKEKKLIAEILSLYGAAPDHDILMLTDQDGKVISSTHYEDIGLPWQETEFADRQVSAFSLREQSVLVNMSDDREKQDAYASICWKSEQRGLRNQICGVLYYRQNLGYHKDIALSDIYRLLSLISGGSIFLGFLLWGFLHQHLTRRTSDLIDVLERYSKGERDIDAQVSGHDELTKITSSINMLINTIYEDEIAIQRSEQRFRSLVENIPGAVYRSDIELPRHMLFLSKGIEKICSYSVAELLANPELKFFDLIDPDHREKVMSYIHTQLQEGEPFSTEYPLMNSKGETRWVLDIGREVTDATDKERYVEGIILDITERKKTEASLLNQQRMLKAMSLAAHDPMIIIDGQDNILFWNTAAEKLYGYSAEEVVQKRKMHYLICTKEDRELAYKGFEKFIQTGQGAVLNSVMEFQSVHRSGRLFPVERSVAAFQMDDTWYAVGSVRDITDRKNAEKALRSLATTDSLTSLNNRRHFLELSSKEISDAQRYAMPLAVFMFDVDFFKSVNDTYGHDIGDQVLKELAELSRKKVRDTDIIGRLGGEEFAVTLPNTERAHAEKAAERLRKAVAEHRVITAKEELIVTISIGVVMMEAGKECDIDALLKEADEALYRAKKQGRNCVIMA, encoded by the coding sequence ATGCAGCTGAGATTCCTTGTCCCCTGCACGATGTTTTTTTGCGTGCTCATGACTATCTTCTTCTCCTTTCTTGGGAGTCGGAGCATTATTCTGTCCCGGGTGGAGAACACCCAAAAGGTGTTGGTGAGGGAACGTATAGGAACGCTACAGGGGATACTGGAACATATTGCTGTAAAAGAAAAAAAACTGATAGCTGAAATCCTTTCCCTGTACGGTGCAGCCCCTGATCATGATATTTTGATGCTGACGGATCAGGATGGAAAAGTTATTTCCTCAACGCATTATGAGGATATAGGTCTGCCTTGGCAGGAAACAGAGTTTGCCGACAGGCAGGTTTCTGCGTTTTCTCTTCGAGAGCAGTCTGTTCTCGTCAATATGTCCGATGATAGAGAAAAGCAGGATGCCTACGCCTCTATTTGTTGGAAAAGTGAACAGCGCGGTTTGCGTAATCAAATCTGTGGGGTGCTCTATTATCGTCAGAATCTCGGATATCATAAAGACATAGCGCTGAGCGATATCTATAGACTGCTCAGTCTGATCAGTGGCGGCAGCATATTCCTGGGGTTTCTGCTTTGGGGATTTCTTCATCAGCATTTAACACGACGAACATCGGATCTTATTGATGTCCTTGAGCGATACAGCAAGGGAGAGCGAGATATAGATGCGCAGGTCTCTGGTCATGATGAGCTGACGAAGATTACCTCTTCCATCAATATGCTCATCAATACGATATATGAGGACGAGATAGCTATCCAGAGGAGTGAGCAGCGTTTCCGTTCTTTGGTGGAGAATATTCCCGGTGCTGTGTATCGCAGCGACATAGAACTTCCTCGCCACATGTTGTTTCTCAGTAAGGGGATTGAAAAGATTTGTTCCTATTCTGTGGCAGAGTTACTTGCTAACCCGGAGCTGAAATTTTTTGACCTTATTGATCCTGATCATCGGGAGAAGGTTATGTCTTATATCCATACCCAATTGCAGGAGGGTGAGCCTTTTAGCACCGAATACCCGCTGATGAATAGCAAAGGAGAAACCCGCTGGGTTTTGGATATCGGGCGTGAGGTGACCGATGCAACAGATAAAGAACGCTATGTTGAGGGGATTATTCTTGATATCACTGAACGTAAGAAAACCGAAGCCAGCTTGTTGAATCAGCAGAGAATGCTCAAGGCTATGAGCTTAGCTGCCCATGATCCTATGATCATTATTGATGGTCAGGATAACATCCTTTTCTGGAATACCGCCGCTGAGAAGCTGTATGGCTATAGCGCTGAGGAGGTGGTTCAGAAAAGAAAGATGCACTACCTTATCTGCACGAAAGAGGATAGAGAGCTGGCCTATAAAGGTTTCGAGAAATTTATTCAGACTGGACAAGGGGCTGTCCTCAACAGTGTGATGGAATTCCAGAGTGTCCACCGGAGTGGCAGACTTTTTCCTGTAGAGCGGTCGGTAGCGGCTTTTCAGATGGACGATACTTGGTATGCCGTGGGGTCTGTGCGTGATATCACAGATCGTAAGAATGCGGAAAAGGCCCTGCGTTCACTTGCGACTACGGATTCGTTGACTTCCTTGAATAACCGTCGCCATTTTCTTGAGCTTTCTTCGAAGGAAATTAGCGATGCACAGCGCTATGCCATGCCCCTTGCTGTTTTTATGTTTGATGTTGATTTCTTTAAGTCTGTCAATGACACCTATGGTCATGATATTGGTGATCAGGTTCTTAAGGAATTGGCTGAGCTGAGTAGGAAAAAAGTTCGTGATACAGACATTATCGGAAGGCTCGGTGGAGAGGAATTTGCTGTTACTCTGCCGAATACGGAGCGGGCGCATGCAGAAAAAGCTGCGGAGCGGCTCCGGAAGGCAGTGGCTGAGCATCGGGTGATCACGGCAAAGGAGGAGCTGATCGTGACCATCAGTATCGGGGTAGTTATGATGGAGGCTGGCAAGGAATGTGATATCGATGCCTTGTTAAAGGAGGCTGATGAGGCTCTGTATCGGGCGAAAAAACAGGGGAGAAATTGTGTTATTATGGCCTGA
- a CDS encoding adenylosuccinate lyase family protein: MPVHPFDFQINPHVFSTPELEALFDEQAVLQRWLDFEAALAGAQGKLGIIPEQATVEIQAKATLEQIDLESVREGYGKSRNSVVPLLGGLRRACRDGYGEYVHYGATTQDVLDTGQILSLKQVLNILHRDLLAMEEICLQLAEKHRATPMVARTHGQQALPTTFGLKVAGWLTEIRRHIQRITHLQNTVCVGQLSGAVGTYAALGTQGLAVADKTMQLLGLEHDPLSWHTSRDRIAELASDFALLVMTLAKIANEIFQLQKTEIDELREPSLSGALSSSTMPHKQNPVICQRVNALAKHVRALAGTVMESTQHEHERDPRCLWAEWLAIPQLCVYTGTALQSMLGVLGGLTVRTEQMLTNLHERRDLISTEWLLFQLSKEMGKNKALEKLHRLAGLATENGTSLKEVVLADDEIGPLFTAEGLAPLDQPEQYIGHAIEIVGKTIAAIRQQRKKG, encoded by the coding sequence ATGCCCGTCCATCCCTTTGATTTTCAGATAAACCCTCATGTTTTCAGCACCCCGGAGCTGGAGGCCCTTTTTGACGAACAGGCCGTGCTGCAACGCTGGCTTGATTTTGAGGCTGCCTTGGCAGGTGCTCAGGGCAAGCTCGGCATTATTCCTGAACAGGCTACGGTTGAGATCCAGGCAAAGGCAACGCTGGAACAGATTGATCTGGAGAGCGTCCGTGAGGGATATGGTAAGAGCCGCAATTCCGTGGTTCCGCTCTTGGGCGGGCTTCGCCGGGCCTGCCGGGACGGATATGGGGAATATGTTCATTACGGCGCAACAACTCAGGATGTCCTGGATACCGGCCAGATCCTCTCGCTTAAGCAGGTCTTGAATATCCTGCATCGGGATCTCCTGGCTATGGAAGAGATTTGCTTACAGCTGGCTGAGAAGCACCGCGCAACGCCTATGGTTGCCAGAACCCACGGTCAACAGGCCTTACCCACCACCTTTGGCCTGAAGGTCGCAGGTTGGTTGACAGAAATACGTCGTCATATCCAACGTATCACACATCTGCAAAACACGGTTTGTGTTGGTCAGCTCAGTGGTGCTGTGGGGACCTATGCGGCCTTGGGCACCCAGGGACTTGCGGTTGCGGATAAGACCATGCAGCTGCTCGGTCTGGAGCATGATCCCCTTTCCTGGCATACCAGCCGTGATCGGATTGCTGAGTTGGCTTCGGATTTCGCACTGTTGGTTATGACCTTGGCCAAGATTGCCAATGAGATTTTTCAGCTCCAGAAAACAGAGATAGACGAGCTCCGTGAGCCCTCGTTGTCCGGAGCATTGTCCAGCAGCACTATGCCTCACAAGCAGAATCCGGTTATCTGTCAGCGGGTGAATGCCCTGGCAAAGCATGTTCGAGCCTTGGCTGGGACGGTCATGGAAAGTACGCAGCATGAGCATGAGCGAGATCCCCGTTGTCTTTGGGCCGAGTGGTTAGCTATTCCTCAGCTCTGTGTCTATACCGGGACAGCCCTGCAATCTATGCTTGGAGTCCTTGGTGGCCTCACCGTGCGAACAGAGCAGATGCTGACCAATCTGCATGAACGAAGGGATTTGATCTCTACTGAATGGTTGCTTTTTCAACTGAGCAAGGAAATGGGGAAGAATAAGGCACTGGAGAAATTGCACCGTTTAGCAGGCCTTGCCACAGAGAATGGGACCAGCCTGAAAGAGGTTGTTCTGGCTGATGATGAAATAGGGCCGCTGTTTACGGCAGAAGGTCTTGCTCCCCTTGATCAACCAGAGCAATATATTGGGCATGCCATAGAAATTGTGGGGAAAACAATTGCGGCTATTCGTCAGCAGAGAAAGAAAGGCTAA
- the trpC gene encoding indole-3-glycerol phosphate synthase TrpC — protein sequence MILDTIVARKKEEVAALKQRGIRPPESETPLDPPRGFMQALIAAPGVAIIAEAKKASPSKGVIEPNFNPQKIALNYKQGGAHAISVLTDQGFFQGSIDYIPLVRSTVDLPVLRKEFIIDPLQIEEATAFGADAILLIAAILETEQIRDFRLQAEEAGIDVLVEVHNEEELEKTLAAESKLIGINNRNLNDFTVDLETTFRLQQQIPSNIPIVSESGISTREEMLRLQEAGITAALIGESLMRSAEQGETLRHFLST from the coding sequence ATGATTCTTGATACCATTGTCGCACGAAAAAAAGAAGAAGTCGCAGCCCTGAAACAACGGGGCATCCGCCCCCCAGAGAGCGAAACACCCCTTGATCCGCCACGCGGTTTTATGCAAGCCTTGATTGCGGCACCAGGTGTGGCCATCATTGCCGAGGCCAAGAAGGCATCTCCCTCCAAGGGGGTGATTGAACCGAATTTTAATCCGCAAAAAATAGCGCTCAACTATAAACAGGGCGGTGCCCATGCCATATCCGTCCTCACGGACCAGGGCTTCTTCCAAGGCTCCATTGATTACATTCCTCTCGTCAGGAGCACGGTGGACCTTCCAGTTCTGCGCAAAGAGTTCATCATTGATCCCCTCCAGATCGAAGAAGCTACCGCCTTTGGTGCCGATGCGATCCTCCTTATCGCCGCCATTCTGGAAACCGAGCAAATCAGAGATTTTCGCCTCCAGGCCGAGGAAGCAGGCATAGATGTGTTGGTTGAAGTACATAACGAGGAAGAGCTGGAAAAGACCCTAGCTGCAGAAAGCAAACTCATCGGTATTAATAATCGTAATCTGAACGACTTCACAGTTGACCTGGAAACCACTTTCAGGCTGCAACAGCAAATTCCATCTAACATCCCCATTGTCAGCGAATCAGGTATATCGACCCGCGAAGAAATGCTCCGCCTCCAGGAAGCCGGTATTACAGCAGCCCTGATCGGGGAAAGCCTGATGCGTAGTGCTGAGCAGGGTGAAACACTCCGTCATTTTCTCTCTACTTAA
- a CDS encoding Glu/Leu/Phe/Val dehydrogenase dimerization domain-containing protein produces MRKDSDLIVEYTDPLEGFKGWLVIDSMTHKLAAGGLRVQKGLTCECVQRLAATMTLKMRIAGIRADGAKSGIDYDPASPGKQEALYRFIRAIKPYMEERYSMGPDLNTTMPELDAVCQRLGFSSIKNAVARNQQLDDTAFAQRTALLAAPLGPATLGRLRSGAGVAASCLATLEFLGIPSEKATVAIQGFGGLAAGAAYFLHKAGVRIVGLADRDKSLYSINGTRLDIPALLASQEGGEKGIIPVAENPKFAYADNKKIYDLSCDIFVPAAIEKAVDKGVAEHIKTKAIASGANLAVTEEAEQILHQRAIPVIPDMVAGCGGSLSMEGLYGPETPPTPEDVINHVDRKTRKIVKAMLQRSQQDDISPREAALRLCAEAPLYPDSKPYVPLVE; encoded by the coding sequence ATGAGAAAAGACTCGGATCTTATTGTCGAATATACAGATCCGCTTGAGGGATTTAAGGGATGGCTGGTCATTGATTCGATGACCCATAAACTGGCAGCCGGAGGGCTTCGGGTGCAGAAGGGACTGACCTGCGAATGCGTCCAGCGTCTTGCAGCCACCATGACCCTGAAGATGCGCATTGCCGGTATCCGGGCTGATGGTGCCAAAAGCGGTATTGATTATGACCCGGCCAGCCCGGGCAAGCAGGAGGCCCTGTATCGTTTTATCCGCGCTATCAAACCCTATATGGAAGAGCGCTATTCTATGGGGCCGGACCTGAATACCACCATGCCTGAACTGGATGCTGTGTGTCAGCGCCTCGGTTTTTCCTCCATCAAGAACGCTGTGGCCAGGAATCAGCAGCTTGATGACACGGCCTTTGCCCAACGAACAGCCTTGCTTGCCGCGCCTCTCGGCCCTGCTACACTTGGTAGGTTGCGGTCTGGTGCCGGTGTCGCTGCATCCTGCCTGGCAACCCTGGAATTCCTGGGGATTCCCTCGGAAAAGGCAACCGTGGCTATCCAAGGCTTTGGTGGTTTGGCAGCTGGCGCTGCCTATTTTTTGCATAAGGCCGGAGTACGTATTGTCGGTCTGGCAGATCGGGACAAGAGCCTGTATAGCATTAACGGCACCCGGCTGGATATCCCCGCCTTGCTCGCCTCCCAGGAGGGAGGGGAGAAGGGGATTATCCCTGTGGCTGAAAATCCCAAGTTCGCATATGCTGACAATAAAAAGATCTATGATCTTTCCTGCGATATTTTTGTCCCGGCTGCTATTGAAAAGGCGGTTGATAAAGGGGTAGCAGAGCATATCAAAACAAAGGCCATTGCCAGTGGTGCCAATCTGGCTGTGACAGAAGAGGCTGAGCAGATTCTTCATCAGCGTGCTATTCCGGTTATTCCAGATATGGTTGCGGGCTGTGGCGGTTCCCTGTCTATGGAAGGCTTGTATGGCCCAGAGACCCCTCCTACGCCTGAAGATGTCATAAACCATGTTGACAGGAAAACACGGAAAATCGTGAAGGCCATGCTGCAACGTAGTCAGCAGGATGATATTTCGCCGAGAGAGGCTGCCTTGCGCCTTTGTGCCGAGGCCCCGCTCTATCCTGATTCTAAACCCTATGTGCCGCTGGTCGAGTAG
- a CDS encoding O-antigen ligase family protein — protein sequence MRNELKGTFMLRLIRKVSLDEILLFFLLLFGPLAHGLVETWSITIAYIVIIFLVSFVVLTRIYKGNIVYYRTPADILIALFLICIFVSYCLSVYPYASRIVIYKLLAALALFFYIINTQRSREKINLLLWVIVIFGSIYAIMGLTLIDGDFLGFKIYSQSRYNISLFYVNRNHFAGYLEMVFCLAIGLAGALTGGKRILLFGMTVLIATALLFSLSRGGIIGVACGLSFYIITLPFIHRHKRGRLLFFAAIALGLIIIAWFGLHPVLERLSTLNDPSLAGEGRMQVWRDTLRMIYERPFFGWGPGTFSVAFPAYQTQGFDQKIVNYAHNDYLELAANTGVLGLTAFISGFLALYISCLRKLARSPVRGGTYWQNVGVGALAACFSLFIHSVTDCNLQIPANLFLFAITGGVAVIAADSSGKGDISRGCVQLEKKNQRRLLLVVSCLAACASIVVVLLPLFGEWCFQAARADLYQKKYDQAVLEIGRALFFNPDNADFLSYKGDILLTKKNAKDTVVDVKNCTGCGEITFWYEKASCAARTNSLYFVKKATILEQYADKTAAEEAYKEAIRLSPMYAPSYYNIAILYIRQRKIDEAINFFLRYLKLEGVREVPKVLDDIWSAGGDYQVQQRAIPEIASFRQAFARYLALDGENKLAEQEAAFAFSLEPSVSNAFIHLNILQGNKKFSGLLAAFERYLLLFPKDIELKERYAAALEQAQQYQDAVLVYRQIMEGFPEGKARFEKYFIKISRLYARQKLYEDAVLVLQEGGAQYPRAAGLYQVLGSYFRAMGKNEDALHALKKAVSLNPDNASFRYQLGQEYLRHKLELEALREWKACLTINSQYTHCQKGIEKIRNKFGLLNPAK from the coding sequence TTGCGAAACGAGCTGAAGGGTACATTTATGCTGCGGTTGATAAGAAAAGTTTCACTTGATGAAATTTTGCTTTTTTTTTTACTGCTTTTTGGCCCTCTTGCCCACGGCTTAGTAGAAACCTGGTCAATAACAATTGCTTATATTGTTATTATTTTCTTAGTTTCTTTTGTAGTACTGACCAGGATCTACAAAGGAAATATCGTATATTATCGAACACCCGCTGATATACTGATCGCCCTTTTCCTCATCTGCATCTTTGTCTCATATTGCCTTTCTGTCTATCCTTACGCTAGTCGCATAGTAATCTATAAGCTTCTCGCAGCTCTTGCGCTTTTCTTCTACATCATCAACACCCAAAGAAGCAGGGAAAAAATTAATCTGCTCCTCTGGGTGATTGTTATCTTTGGTTCAATATATGCCATCATGGGATTGACCCTCATTGACGGAGATTTTCTTGGTTTCAAAATCTATTCCCAATCACGATATAACATCTCACTTTTTTATGTTAATCGTAATCATTTTGCAGGATACCTGGAAATGGTCTTCTGTCTTGCCATCGGATTAGCCGGTGCCCTGACAGGTGGCAAACGAATCTTGCTCTTCGGCATGACCGTTCTGATTGCTACCGCTCTTTTATTCTCACTCTCCCGAGGAGGAATAATAGGTGTAGCATGTGGATTGTCCTTCTATATAATAACGTTACCTTTCATCCATCGGCACAAAAGAGGTCGTCTCCTTTTTTTTGCGGCAATTGCTTTAGGCCTTATAATCATAGCTTGGTTCGGCCTTCATCCTGTCCTGGAACGATTAAGCACCCTCAATGATCCATCTCTTGCCGGTGAAGGAAGGATGCAGGTATGGCGAGATACACTCCGCATGATCTATGAGCGCCCCTTTTTTGGCTGGGGTCCCGGTACATTTTCTGTTGCTTTCCCTGCATACCAAACGCAAGGATTTGACCAAAAAATTGTTAATTATGCACATAACGATTATCTGGAGCTGGCTGCTAATACTGGCGTGCTGGGATTGACGGCATTTATCAGCGGCTTTCTGGCCTTGTATATTTCCTGCTTAAGAAAGCTGGCAAGGTCTCCTGTAAGAGGGGGCACGTACTGGCAAAACGTTGGAGTCGGGGCTCTTGCTGCCTGTTTTTCTCTTTTTATTCATTCTGTGACTGATTGTAATCTACAGATTCCAGCCAACTTATTTCTCTTTGCTATTACTGGTGGTGTTGCAGTGATTGCGGCTGATAGCAGTGGAAAAGGGGATATCAGTCGGGGATGTGTCCAATTGGAAAAAAAAAATCAAAGGCGTTTATTACTTGTAGTGAGTTGCCTTGCCGCCTGCGCAAGTATCGTGGTTGTACTTTTGCCTCTTTTCGGGGAGTGGTGTTTTCAAGCAGCAAGGGCTGATTTGTATCAAAAAAAATACGACCAGGCAGTTTTGGAAATCGGTCGAGCTCTTTTTTTTAACCCTGATAATGCCGATTTTTTGAGCTACAAGGGAGATATTTTGTTGACAAAAAAAAATGCAAAAGATACCGTCGTAGATGTGAAAAATTGTACAGGATGTGGGGAAATTACATTTTGGTACGAAAAAGCAAGTTGTGCTGCTCGAACAAATAGCCTATACTTTGTCAAAAAAGCAACTATTTTGGAGCAATATGCAGATAAGACTGCGGCCGAAGAGGCATACAAAGAGGCAATCCGACTTTCTCCTATGTATGCGCCTTCATATTACAATATAGCCATTCTTTACATCAGGCAGCGAAAAATAGATGAGGCTATAAACTTTTTTCTACGATATCTCAAGCTTGAAGGGGTAAGAGAAGTTCCCAAAGTGCTTGATGATATCTGGAGCGCTGGCGGTGATTATCAAGTCCAACAACGAGCAATCCCTGAAATAGCATCTTTTCGACAGGCCTTTGCACGTTATCTTGCGCTGGATGGGGAAAATAAACTCGCAGAACAGGAAGCGGCTTTTGCTTTTTCCTTGGAGCCCTCAGTTAGTAATGCATTTATTCATCTGAATATCCTGCAAGGCAATAAAAAATTTTCCGGGCTTCTGGCGGCTTTTGAAAGGTATCTGCTACTCTTCCCAAAAGACATCGAGCTAAAAGAACGATATGCAGCAGCACTTGAGCAAGCACAACAATATCAGGACGCTGTTTTGGTTTATCGTCAAATAATGGAAGGTTTTCCTGAGGGAAAAGCTCGCTTTGAAAAATATTTTATAAAAATATCTAGACTCTACGCACGGCAAAAGTTATATGAGGATGCTGTGTTAGTGCTTCAGGAGGGGGGAGCCCAATATCCACGTGCTGCGGGGCTTTATCAGGTTTTAGGTAGTTACTTCCGTGCGATGGGGAAAAATGAAGACGCTTTACATGCTTTGAAAAAAGCTGTCTCACTTAATCCTGACAACGCTTCTTTTCGTTACCAACTGGGACAGGAATATCTCAGGCATAAACTTGAGCTAGAAGCTTTGAGAGAGTGGAAAGCATGTTTAACAATAAATTCTCAGTATACCCACTGTCAAAAGGGCATTGAAAAGATTCGGAATAAATTTGGATTGCTTAACCCTGCCAAGTAA
- the der gene encoding ribosome biogenesis GTPase Der, translated as MKSNAYPLVALIGRPNVGKSTLFNRITRRRDAIVDPTPGVTRDRHYAQASWEECAFMLVDTGGIEEADGPDSDQFSDHIRTQALQAIEEADLILLLLDGRQGVLPGDHEIVEILRRTDKEVFFIVNKIDAPEVEAELLTPFWELGVPELWALSGDHGYGFRTLMDALVNKLGKTEAPAELPEGTIRLAFLGRPNVGKSSMVNAIMGQERMVVSDISGTTRDSVDTLLSRDQYNYLLIDTAGIRRKGKTKDKLEKFSILKALKALGRCDIAVVVIDADEGITEQDTKVIGYTQDHGRALMILINKWDLIKDDRKKQNWLLEEVRLATNFIPFAPVFRVSAKTGYGVKRIFPEIGKVHRQFHQRFSTSALNRLLESATQHHEPPMYRGRRLKLYYTAQIDTAPPSFVVIANYPKEIHFSYQRYLKNQFREGLGLDRVPVRLIFKERSGRTKR; from the coding sequence GTGAAGAGCAACGCCTATCCTCTGGTCGCCCTAATCGGACGACCCAACGTGGGGAAATCCACCCTGTTTAACCGTATCACTCGACGGCGCGACGCCATTGTCGACCCCACACCGGGAGTCACCCGGGACCGTCATTATGCCCAGGCCAGCTGGGAGGAGTGTGCCTTCATGTTGGTGGATACCGGCGGTATTGAGGAGGCCGATGGACCGGACAGCGATCAGTTCAGTGATCATATCCGCACCCAGGCCTTGCAGGCCATTGAAGAGGCTGACCTTATTCTTCTCCTCCTGGATGGACGCCAAGGCGTATTGCCGGGTGACCATGAGATCGTAGAAATCCTCCGGCGCACTGATAAAGAAGTTTTCTTTATCGTGAATAAGATTGATGCCCCGGAAGTAGAAGCCGAATTGCTGACCCCGTTCTGGGAACTCGGCGTACCCGAACTCTGGGCCCTGTCTGGGGATCATGGGTACGGCTTTCGTACCCTGATGGATGCCTTGGTTAATAAACTGGGAAAAACAGAGGCCCCGGCGGAACTGCCCGAAGGAACGATCCGTCTTGCCTTCCTGGGACGCCCCAATGTGGGCAAATCCTCTATGGTCAACGCCATCATGGGGCAGGAGCGGATGGTTGTTTCTGATATCTCCGGCACCACCCGTGACTCGGTGGACACCCTGCTCAGCCGGGACCAATATAATTACCTGCTCATTGATACGGCGGGTATCCGGCGCAAAGGTAAGACCAAGGATAAGCTGGAGAAGTTCTCCATCCTCAAGGCGCTCAAGGCCTTGGGCCGTTGTGATATCGCAGTGGTAGTCATTGATGCCGATGAGGGGATTACAGAGCAGGACACCAAGGTCATCGGGTATACCCAGGATCATGGCCGGGCTCTGATGATCCTTATTAATAAATGGGATCTGATCAAGGACGATAGAAAGAAGCAGAATTGGTTGTTAGAGGAAGTTCGTCTGGCTACCAACTTTATTCCCTTTGCTCCGGTTTTCAGGGTATCGGCCAAGACCGGCTATGGGGTTAAAAGGATCTTTCCAGAGATCGGTAAGGTGCATCGGCAATTCCACCAGCGTTTTTCCACCTCAGCCCTGAATCGGCTCCTGGAATCGGCAACTCAACATCACGAGCCTCCTATGTATCGGGGGCGAAGGCTGAAGCTGTACTACACCGCCCAAATCGATACGGCGCCCCCATCTTTTGTGGTGATTGCCAATTATCCCAAGGAAATCCATTTTTCCTATCAACGTTACCTGAAGAACCAGTTTAGGGAAGGTCTGGGGCTGGATCGGGTACCGGTACGTCTCATCTTTAAGGAGCGGAGCGGACGAACAAAGCGTTAA
- a CDS encoding phosphoribosylanthranilate isomerase has translation MNVDRIRIKMCGITNLEDATAAVDAGVDALGFIFYEKSPRNIDPEVARIIIEQLPPFVSTVGVFVDRKRQEVEEIIRFCRLGYAQLHGQESPKYCERLTRFAAPCQVIKALRVGEHLQASDITPYNDHVKGFLLDTYQKGVKGGTGQRFDWSLIQGLKLQRDFILAGGLDAESVREAVENVSPYALDVNSGVEASPGQKDYSLIKKFIRQVRACETS, from the coding sequence ATGAACGTAGATCGAATTCGCATCAAGATGTGCGGCATCACAAACCTGGAAGATGCCACTGCGGCAGTAGATGCCGGGGTGGATGCTTTGGGGTTTATTTTTTACGAAAAAAGCCCGCGTAATATTGATCCTGAGGTAGCCAGAATCATTATTGAGCAGTTGCCTCCCTTTGTTAGCACTGTCGGAGTCTTTGTTGATCGTAAGCGACAGGAGGTCGAGGAAATCATTCGCTTCTGTCGCTTAGGTTATGCTCAGCTGCATGGCCAGGAATCCCCCAAATACTGCGAGCGCCTGACCCGTTTTGCTGCCCCTTGTCAGGTAATAAAGGCCCTGAGGGTAGGAGAGCATTTACAGGCCAGCGATATCACGCCCTATAACGACCATGTGAAAGGCTTTCTCCTGGATACTTACCAAAAAGGGGTAAAAGGAGGAACAGGGCAACGCTTTGACTGGTCTCTGATTCAGGGCTTGAAACTGCAACGGGATTTTATCCTTGCTGGAGGCCTTGATGCGGAGAGTGTGCGGGAGGCTGTTGAAAATGTCAGCCCCTATGCCTTAGATGTCAACTCAGGCGTAGAAGCATCTCCGGGCCAAAAAGATTATAGCCTGATCAAGAAATTCATCCGGCAGGTACGGGCTTGCGAAACGAGCTGA
- a CDS encoding 4Fe-4S binding protein: MEETRTMRNVKIDMEKCTNCRECIEVCPEEVFQLQNGVPVHVHKEKCIECDLCINICPEDAISVIGSS; encoded by the coding sequence ATGGAGGAGACCCGAACAATGCGAAACGTAAAAATCGATATGGAAAAATGCACAAATTGCCGAGAGTGCATCGAGGTTTGCCCTGAAGAAGTCTTTCAATTACAGAATGGTGTCCCTGTCCATGTTCACAAAGAGAAATGTATTGAATGCGATCTTTGTATCAATATTTGCCCGGAAGATGCTATCAGCGTTATAGGATCTTCCTAA